The DNA segment GAATCTCAGATATTTTTCTCAGGCTTAGTTACTCCTGATACCTGCTTCAcaggttccttttctttctttaccaaAAAACTTAAGCCCATCCATCTATCCAAGCATTCAGTAATTCATTCCACAAAATCATTAAGCCTATGTAGGGGCAAGACCCCAAAGAAAGTGCAAAGTGTAGTCACTTTGTTTTGATGTGACCAGACGACTGATAAGATGAATGAAATCACCACACATTTTGTACCATAAGATAAAAGACAGATGCAGCTTAACACTCAAGGAtcaactacattttatttttttatttttaaaatatcgtagatggtctttatttatttatatgtggtgctgagaatcaaacccagtgcctcacacacgctaggcaaacactctaccactaagctgcagccccagcccctcagctgCATTTTAGAAGTAGTGCCAAGTGCCCAAGTGAGGGGGGGCAGTGTGGCAAAGCCCAGGATGCAACAGCTGGCAGAGCTACCTCCTGCCTACCTACTCCTCCTCCTCACCTTTCTGTCCAGTCATTTCCAGCCTTTGGGGATTTCAAATTGAAAGTTGCATTttgagtttatatttatttagctaAGTGAAAATTGTGAATATTAAGacccttggggctggggttgtggctcagtggtagagtgcttgcccagcacgtgtgaagcactgggttcgattctcagcaccatgtataaatgaataaaataaaggtcagctgacaactaaaaaaaaatttaaaaaaagaccttTGGAATTTTTGGGACCTTTAATATAAAACACTACAAACTATCAAACACTCAAGGGAATTAACAGTTTATACTCAtgttaaaaagaagcaaaaattaaatcaaatggcTTAGTTTTCAATTCATTTCCCCAAACATTAATAGATTATAAAATTCATGTCAGCCAAGTGAAATTGCAAGGTGAGAATTATGATGTCTTTCTGATCTTAATGTAAAAGAACCCAAGTCAAGGTGGTTGCTGACTCCCTGGTGGAACAGCCCTGCGAGGGAGTGCATTGCTTTGGTTGTCTGAGTCTTCCAGGGGTCTGAACTTTCTAGAACCTTCCACAGGCCTCTACTTTTGCTCTCCTTGCCTTAGTTATAATGGCATCTTTACATGTCTTTCTCATTAGACTACAAGCTCCTATGGAAAGAGAAAGTTTCTGTATCTTTCAGTATAGCTGGGCCTCAGAAAATATCAACTGaaagatacacaaatgaaaaaataattttcttttaaaaaaatcccccTATCATCTTCCTCATACCCCTCTTCTTTGCACAGACCCAAGAATTGTCATTCTTCAACCTGCGCTGAAGACTTCCTGATGAGAAAGTAAAAGCTTCAAGGAAACTGCCTGACAGAGACTCGGAACTCAAGTCATTCCCCTAGAGGAGCGTCCACTATAGAATGGGGGCACCCTGATTCAGGTCACTAGAAAATGCCATTGCCATCAGTTCTCCCCTTCCTGAAGAGGATTGCTACTTTTAAATCAGGACCATACAGAGCTTGGTTTTTCTCAACATAACTGGTTAaagacttctctctctctctctttctttgtgtgtgtatgtatgtattcccCACCCACAACCCCTAGTCCTGGGAattctggagattaaacccagggtctcgcaCATGCGAgacaaatgctctatcactgataAATATAAGTTCACAGTGAAAAATCCCACAATAATCAATCCAATTCAGAATCCACTGTAAGCACAGTGGCTCAGCAACAAGTTTATTATTGGGCTAGCAAGGCGACAGGGTGGGGCATGGCAGTGCTTGGACCAGCTTTCCATGAGTTTCTTTCCATTGGTTTCTGCAGTTAAACTTCCCTTCTGGTATTTGCAGTGACTTGTCATGGATGGTTGTTTTGTCTttatgaggggaggggtggggagggatgggggaaagcAAAGCCAAAGAAGTAACCCGGGATACACGCAGCTTCCCTTGGGAGCCTCCTCACAGGAACTCGGGGCAGTTCACCTGATCTGTCTTCGTCATTTTCTCAATGTTGATGTTATTAGAAGTCAGGATATTTTTTAGATAGGTCACAGTTTCTTGGGGGAGATAAGGGTTTCTTCCCAAGATCCAAACATGATCCATGTGAAAAAGCCAGATGATGGTGGTACAGGAGTACACCAGGGCGTAGTTCTCGTAGTCGGTGGCCAGGACCCAGTACGGTGATGATGGCATCACTGAGAACCAGAAGAAGGCAGAGTCAGGATGGACCAGGGTGAGAGAAAACTCACCTCCAGGCCTGGGAGGCGGGGCTTTGGGGACCCATTTCTTTAGGTCAGTGGCTCTTAACTGTTTTTACATGGGAATCATCTGGGGGCTTTGAAAGATACTAAACTCACTTTCCCCTGTCTTTCTCTAGACTCAGATATGCAGGTGATCGTTACTTTAAGGCTCTGCAGGGGTTCTAATGTGCAGCCAGAGTTAAGAACTTTTGTTGTGGCTTTCCTCTCTGGTAGCAGGGGGAGCAGGGTGTTCAGGTGGACCCTTTGGACCGACAAGCTGCACTTAGCACCAATATACATGGAGGTGCCACTTAGCTGAGTGGAGTCAAGAATCTCAGGCCAAGAATCCCAGGCTTTGAGTCTGTACCACCCAACTTCCTCTAGAGCCTGCCcaaaggaggaggtggaggctgacatttttgttttttcttaccgTATAGGTTTCACAAATCCTTCTACTCCTAAGAATATGGTAAGCCAATTGGTGACAGGTTATGAGTTTTTTCTCCCAAAGAGCCTATAAAGATTCATTAATCAACATCTGTTTAAGTGTTGGAACCCAAGATGAACAGGGTCCTtaagaggaaagatggtggatttGTCCTCTCCATCTAGAAACTTCCTCTGTGAGCTTGACCTCCACAGTCAAGGTCCAAGCCAAGGAAAACACAGCTCAGCTGTGGAATGCAGTCAAGTGGGAGAAAGCCGTGTGCTGACCCCATAAGCACAAAAGGTGTGGACACATATACAGTCAGGGGTGATTCACTTTCCTGAGTTCCAAGCATCCCAGCTTCTCCAGTCAAAAATAATTCTTGTTTGCCAGATCAAAACCAGAACTCAGCACTTGTGAATGATCTGAGAAGCTGTGGGCTTAAGGAGGTGCTGTGTGGGTGGACAGAGTTTGTCCAGGTTAAGGACACGGCAGGTTATCAGGAAAACAAGAGAGTTGGTCAGAGGACCAGTTTTCTGTTTACAGAAGGATGTTGGGAGAAACTTCCATGGGAACCTGAACTGAGTGCTGTTTCTTTCTAGCCCTGTTggtgccctgcctgcctgcctcactCACCCAGAGAGAGTCACATCCAATACCTACTGTGAGGGTCAACTGCTTTGCACATCCCAGCTGGACTGAGTGTGTCAGCACTGAGTGATTTTTGGAAAAAGAGGCCACCCACCTCTTCTAGTGCAGCATCCTGTCCCACCCACACATGCTCTGGCATGGACATCCTGTCATAGGGTCTAGTGCTCAAAAATAAGTTTGTCCAGATATCTCTTCTCAGCACAGGGAACTTCCACATTTCTTTCTCGTTGGGAACTGCGACACTCTCCTATTGCATGAGGGTGTTGTGATGCACTCAACAGTCTCCTTGGCCCTCTCCCCCATTCCATGTACCCTCTCCTGCTCTAGACTTCTGTGTCCAGGCATCTCTCATGCCATTCCCTTCATTTGGGACATCCAACCTTTCCCATAATCTCCGACACACCCCACAAGTCCTGTGCAAACATCTAAACCCTCCAGCCAGAATAAATCTCATCCACTGCATCTTCCCTAGTTGACTCCTATCCCAGGTTTCCTCATGAGGATCGCGTGCATGAGATTGAACCTTCACTCCCATCTCCCATCATTTTCCCAATCTTGTTATGGGACAACTCTCAACTGAGAGTTTGGAGACTCTACCACTAATTAGCTCAGTCCCTGCCCATCACTCAGCCCTCCTGCCCTGAAACTTCTTCCTTTGTAAAAATGAGAAGAGGAACGAGTATGTACAAAGCCCTTGGCAGTTTCTGGAGCCTGCGCCATCCAGTTGGTCTTCATGGCATTGGGCAGTTCTCTCTGGTTTGTACATGTGAAGTTATTTGCTCCTAGTCCTGTGTGGGAAGACATGCTTTCTCCTCCCAGCATTCCTTTCTTGGTCTATAAATAAGAACTTCCTCTCTGCCCGACTCTAGGGGCTTGACTGGTATGGAGGGGAGGGGTGACAAGGGTGGAGAGTGAGGATGACTTCTTTTGCAGCTGTGACTTCAGTGTCAGTTCTCTAGGTAGAAAGAAGGGCCCCCAAGCACTTTCAGCTTTAGAAAACCTCCTACGTCGAGCTGAAGGGTATCTACATCAGAGACACATCTGGCACTTGCTCTGCTGCCTGTGTCCATTCCGGGTTAACTCAGAACTCAGAGGGCAGAGGCCTCTGATTAAATATCTCTCAGAGTTGCAACAATGTGACTAGAAAGGGACAGAGCTAGGACTCAAAATAGCCTTCGCTCTCTGACTCTTGCCTCCAAGCTTTTAGGAATGCTACTCGTTCTGCTAACATTTACTTCTTTGTAGACCTCAGTTTCCCCTGAGAAATAAGACTGGATGGGGTCTCCTGCTGCTTCTAccctattatttttccatttgagtCTTATCTACTGGAACATTGACCATAGTTTCACAGATATCTCCTGGTTACTTTTCACTATCCACACTAGAATGTACTCTGTCTGCATTGCATCCCAGGGGCCTATCCCAATGcatggcatacagtaggtgctcaagaaattATTATGTATCCAGTCATTATGGATGACAATCAGATGTGACCAGAGCATTCCAACCCAGGGCTCTAGCCTCCAATTTGCATATCTCCTGTCTCTGAAACCTTCTGAGAGAAGTGGATACTTACACTGGTAAAACTTAACTCCCAGTTTTGCAGGCTCTGTGATGTTGATCTGGGTGGCTTCACCTTCAATTTGATTCACGGTTCCATCATTTCTGCAGTGagtttaaaagaaaggaagaaagaaaggataaaaggaaataaaggacatttaaaaccaaaaaaatcaaaaaatgcaAGATCTGTGCTTTTAAGGACCATGGTGGCCAACATGGTACTTTCTGATGTGAGGCTCTCAGAAGGCGGCTAGATCCTGGCAATGTTTCCTGCCCTTTCTTCTGTGACTGTCTGAGACCAAGTGATGGCAGACCGTGGTGGAGTGATAAGAAGCAACAGTGGAAATACTTTGGACTGGATAGTGTGTTAGGACCTCTTACTCCTTTTGAACTGTCTGTCTTTCAGGACCGTTCCTCTCCCAGGCTCCAAACAGAACAGGAGTACAAGAGAAGGGGAGCACAAAGCAAGCAACCCACCAAACAAAGATTCACTTCTTTACAAATGACGAACTCGATCactaaaaataatgcaaaaggGGAGGGAGCCTGGGGTTCCACAAGCTTTTCTCCCTTGGGACCTCAGTGATGTCATGTGACACTCTGTACCATCAGGGGGCCTGAAACCCCATCCAGTTCAGCAAGTGTCTGAGGGACACTAAGGGCAGGTAAAGCAGTTTGCCAGGAGATACTGACTTGCCTCGGTAATTCTCAGGTAAGCCCAGATCTCAGAGACATGAAATTGAAGAAATGCCCATCTTACAATTGATGCCACCTGATGCTCATAATTGGCAGTGTCATTTCTTTCTTAGTGGCATATAAAATGGTGGCATATCTTAAAAGTGATGGCCTTGGATTGAATGAAACACTTCCACCCTTTTGAAGGGACCTGCCCCATTTCTCC comes from the Sciurus carolinensis chromosome 9, mSciCar1.2, whole genome shotgun sequence genome and includes:
- the Apod gene encoding apolipoprotein D — translated: MVTMLLLLSALLGLFSAAEGQTFHLGKCPTPPVQENFDVYKYLGRWYEIEKIPVSFEKGNCIQANYSLMENGKIKVLNQELRNDGTVNQIEGEATQINITEPAKLGVKFYQLMPSSPYWVLATDYENYALVYSCTTIIWLFHMDHVWILGRNPYLPQETVTYLKNILTSNNINIEKMTKTDQVNCPEFL